The proteins below come from a single Deltaproteobacteria bacterium genomic window:
- a CDS encoding cytochrome P450 — translation MTHVQFDPFAYDFHEDPYPTYAALRAHAPVYRHPEFGFLALSRHADVVAGFKDHERLVNSGGISLEMGDFGTDMSATLSFLGMDPPKHTRMRGLVSRGFTPRRVAEIEPRIRAIATRYIDRFIAAGRCDFVADFAGRLPMDVVSEMLGVPESDRDELRAWSDTVLHREEGVRGVPPEGIAASMKLLQYFVQLVAERKKKPGADLASALLQVEIDGDRLDERDIIGFCFLMIIAGNETTTKLLANALYWLEKNPAARAEVAANAALTSDWIEETLRYDNSTQLMARTASCDLELHGEKVRRGEKVLLLIGSANRDERVFANPEVFDLHRDTSESLAFGKGIHFCLGAALARLEARVSLEEVMRRLPDYRVDASGIVRVHSTNVRGFAALPISFTPGVSGERS, via the coding sequence ACGCGGCGCTCCGCGCGCACGCGCCCGTGTATCGCCACCCCGAGTTCGGCTTCCTCGCCCTCTCGCGCCACGCCGACGTCGTCGCCGGCTTCAAGGATCACGAGCGGCTCGTGAACAGCGGCGGCATCTCGCTCGAGATGGGCGACTTCGGCACGGACATGTCGGCGACGCTCTCGTTCCTCGGCATGGATCCACCGAAGCACACGCGCATGCGCGGGCTCGTCTCGCGCGGCTTCACACCGCGCCGCGTCGCGGAGATCGAGCCTCGCATTCGCGCGATCGCAACCCGCTACATCGATCGCTTCATCGCCGCGGGCCGCTGTGACTTCGTCGCGGACTTCGCGGGCCGGCTGCCCATGGACGTCGTGAGCGAGATGCTCGGCGTGCCCGAGAGCGATCGCGACGAGCTGCGCGCGTGGTCCGACACCGTGCTGCATCGAGAAGAGGGCGTTCGCGGCGTTCCGCCCGAGGGCATCGCTGCGTCGATGAAGCTGCTGCAGTACTTCGTGCAGCTCGTCGCCGAGCGGAAGAAGAAGCCGGGCGCCGACCTCGCGAGCGCGCTCCTGCAAGTCGAGATCGACGGCGATCGCCTCGACGAGCGCGACATCATCGGCTTCTGCTTCTTGATGATCATCGCCGGCAACGAGACCACGACGAAGCTGCTCGCGAACGCGCTCTACTGGCTGGAGAAGAACCCTGCGGCGCGCGCGGAAGTGGCCGCGAACGCCGCGCTGACCTCAGACTGGATCGAGGAGACGCTTCGCTACGACAACTCGACGCAGCTGATGGCGCGCACCGCGAGCTGCGACCTCGAGCTGCACGGCGAGAAGGTCCGGCGCGGCGAGAAGGTGTTGTTACTGATCGGCTCCGCGAACCGAGACGAGCGCGTGTTCGCGAACCCCGAAGTGTTCGACCTGCACCGCGACACGAGCGAGAGCCTCGCGTTCGGGAAGGGCATCCACTTCTGCCTCGGCGCTGCGCTCGCGCGCCTCGAAGCGCGCGTGTCGCTCGAGGAGGTGATGCGCCGCTTGCCCGACTATCGCGTCGACGCGAGCGGCATCGTGCGCGTGCACAGCACGAACGTGCGCGGCTTCGCGGCGCTGCCGATCTCGTTCACCCCAGGCGTTTCGGGAGAGAGAAGCTGA